A portion of the uncultured Methanobrevibacter sp. genome contains these proteins:
- a CDS encoding molybdenum cofactor biosynthesis protein MoaE, translating to MVVRVIEAKEDKITTADLIAEIKKSSKIDYSGAIFTFEGIVRGKEENMNLKKLILTTPDKEKTQKEIEKIVENAKIKYNVNEISVVHYIGEFYTGDMLFLVAVLGNHRGETLDALKEVIETVKYEVEFKKEEISEEGTKTILAGG from the coding sequence ATGGTTGTAAGAGTTATTGAAGCAAAAGAAGATAAAATTACAACAGCAGATTTAATCGCTGAAATAAAGAAAAGTAGTAAAATTGATTATTCAGGAGCTATTTTTACATTTGAAGGAATAGTTCGTGGAAAAGAAGAAAACATGAACTTGAAAAAATTAATTTTAACTACACCTGACAAAGAAAAAACTCAAAAAGAGATTGAAAAAATTGTTGAAAATGCAAAAATAAAATATAATGTTAATGAAATATCCGTTGTTCACTATATTGGTGAATTTTATACAGGAGACATGTTATTTTTAGTTGCAGTTTTAGGAAATCATCGTGGCGAAACTCTTGATGCATTAAAAGAAGTTATTGAAACTGTAAAATATGAAGTAGAGTTTAAAAAAGAAGAGATTTCCGAAGAAGGAACTAAAACTATCCTTGCAGGAGGATAA
- a CDS encoding DUF367 family protein, whose protein sequence is MKITVFHADECDKKRCTAIKMSKMGKCRLVHDINKIPSGAIVLNPYAEKAVSYEDYRYVHRRGIVGLDCSWNEVSSSKKFFSLSKYHRSLPFLIATNPVNYGKPCILSTVEAVSATLYITRFKEEARDLMNGYKWGHTFLELNHELLEAYSEVDTSAEVVKVQNEFLAEKGINSVE, encoded by the coding sequence ATGAAAATTACAGTTTTCCATGCAGATGAATGTGATAAAAAAAGGTGCACTGCCATAAAGATGTCAAAAATGGGTAAGTGCAGACTGGTTCATGATATAAATAAGATACCTTCAGGAGCCATTGTTTTAAATCCATATGCTGAGAAAGCTGTATCATATGAAGACTATAGATATGTCCATAGAAGAGGAATTGTAGGACTTGACTGTTCATGGAATGAAGTGTCAAGTTCTAAAAAATTCTTTTCACTTTCAAAATACCACCGATCATTACCTTTCTTAATTGCAACCAATCCTGTAAATTATGGAAAACCTTGCATTTTATCAACAGTTGAAGCAGTAAGTGCAACACTTTATATTACTCGTTTTAAAGAGGAGGCACGTGATTTAATGAATGGTTATAAATGGGGCCATACATTTTTAGAACTAAATCACGAACTGCTTGAAGCTTATAGTGAAGTTGACACCAGTGCTGAAGTTGTTAAAGTTCAAAATGAATTTCTCGCTGAGAAAGGCATTAATTCAGTTGAGTAA
- a CDS encoding nicotinamide-nucleotide adenylyltransferase: MQKVRGILIGRMQPVHNGHMQVINKILEEVDEIIIGIGSAQISHELKDPFTAGERIVMISQALAEADVDPSRYYIIPMQDINFNAIWASHVKMLTPPFSIVYSGNPLVKQLFSEEGYEVRQPPLYDRLHLSGTEVRKRILEDSNWRELVPKATADVLEEIKGIERIKNLSVKEISDI; encoded by the coding sequence ATGCAAAAAGTTCGAGGAATATTGATTGGTAGAATGCAGCCAGTACATAATGGACATATGCAAGTCATCAATAAGATTTTGGAAGAAGTTGATGAAATCATTATAGGAATAGGTAGTGCTCAGATAAGCCATGAGCTTAAAGACCCCTTTACCGCAGGTGAAAGAATTGTCATGATATCACAGGCTCTGGCTGAAGCTGACGTTGATCCAAGCAGATACTATATTATTCCAATGCAGGACATTAACTTTAACGCAATCTGGGCTTCTCATGTCAAAATGTTAACTCCTCCATTTTCAATAGTGTATTCCGGAAACCCTTTAGTCAAGCAGCTCTTCTCGGAAGAGGGTTATGAAGTAAGGCAGCCCCCACTTTACGATCGCTTACATTTATCCGGAACAGAAGTCAGAAAACGTATTCTTGAGGATTCAAACTGGCGTGAATTAGTTCCAAAGGCAACTGCAGATGTCCTTGAAGAAATTAAAGGAATTGAAAGAATTAAAAATTTATCAGTTAAGGAAATTAGTGATATATAA
- a CDS encoding molybdopterin-binding protein: protein MQLSGRNQLEGKITNVELGAVMANVKIEISEPNVITAVITKESAEKLGLTEGDDVTAIIKSTEVIVGK from the coding sequence ATGCAACTTAGTGGAAGAAATCAATTAGAAGGTAAAATTACAAATGTTGAACTTGGTGCTGTAATGGCTAACGTTAAAATTGAAATTAGTGAACCTAATGTTATTACTGCTGTTATTACTAAAGAATCTGCTGAAAAATTAGGTTTAACTGAAGGCGATGATGTAACTGCTATCATCAAATCAACTGAAGTTATTGTAGGAAAATAA